The DNA region ATGAAACATCCGACGAGCGCTCGTCTTGCTCGCTCCTCccccacatttttcattttatcgcTCTCAAGAACGAATTTGAGTTTGGCAGATGTTTGCGGACGAGGTCCAGTTTTGCAAAGCAACGAGCGACTGCGGATGAACGCATCCATGAGGCTGTGCGACGCAGCAAAatgcagattttgtttttgaagacgAAAACGCTCTGCCAGAGGCGATCGCGTTCATTTTGTTCTAAAATGGCCATTTGAGTTTGTTCTGGGTCCTCGTTACCCGGGCCCGGGGTCCACGTCCCCTCTTTCGCCTCACTAGGAGCACAACTGGGCACacgtacatttaaaaaaaaaaattaaaggagCACCGCCTATTTCAATAACCAACTGATTCATGGTTAGTAGACATTTTTGAAGTTAAAATTCACCATATTGTCATAATTCCCGCTtcgcattaaaaaaattaagacattTCCTTtgagaaaacaacatttttttttgccgattTCCCGAGGGATGGATGTTGCGCAtttgaaattgtgatttttttttttttttttaaataacggaataaaaatgaaaaaaaatgtttttcatgtgaTTCAGCAATTATTGAAATAAGTTAGTTGCTGCCCTGGCGTTTTTGAACATTTAACCTTCATTTGACGTCATGTTCTTACTCGATAGGGTTTGTGTCGCTACTTGGAGGAAAGTTTTGTGAACCTGAAGGAGCGCGGCGTGGCGATCGGCCACGACGCCCGAGCCCACCCGCCCAGCGGGGGCAGCAGCAAGCGCTTCGCCCGACTGGCCGCCGCCGCGTTCGTGGGCCGAGGGGTTCCGGTGCGCCTCTTCTCCGAcgtcacccccacccccttcgtGGTAACGTGCCGCATCCTTCTCACTTCCGACCACGGCGGGACGAAAACGTCCCCGCAAATTTCCCGCCCTTGGCTCGACTACGCGTTCCGTCGTTTCGGATGGATTTGGCTCCTGCTGCCCCGCATTTCTTCCCGtgatattttatgttttggcTGTGGAATCCAGTTGAAGATCACAGCCGTGATGTTTTTTTGTCCGTTTGCAGCCTTTCGCAGTTTCACACTTGGGTCTGTGTGCTGGTGTCATGGTGACCGCCTCGCACAACCCCAAACAAGACAACGGCTACAAGGTAACGCTGCcttttatcatcttttttttttttttttttttttttctcctctgtacacagatgttatttttttttttgtctccgttGACACCCGTCTCCTGCGATGTAGGTCTACTGGGACAACGGTGCCCAGATCGTGTCCCCCCACGACAAAGGCATCTCCAAGGCCATAGAGGAGAATCTGGAGCCTTGGCCAGAGGCCTGGAACACGGAGGCGGCCCTGAAGAACCCCCTGCTGCAGGACCCTCTGGAGGACGTCAGCGCACGCTACTTGCAAGCCATCCAGAGTCACTGCCTTCACAGGTAGCCACACGTGTCACGGCAAACAAGCcacaaattgacattttttgggatgaggaACTTTCATTTCCATCGTTTATGATTCcaggctttttttctttttgttttcctcttatTGTCTTGACATTTCAGCATGTGTTTCCTTCAGACAAGATTTGAAACTTTTGTCACGCTACATTGTTGAAAGGTGCTCGCATTcaaagtcgtttttttttgtctcttccccctccccccttcccgTCCAGGGAATTAAACAAAAGCTCTGAGGTGAAAATCGTACACACGTCGGTGCACGGCGTCGGCCACGCCTTCGTGCAGTCGGCTTTCCGGGCCTTCGACCTCCGCCCGCCGTACGCTGTGGCCCAGCAGAAAGACCCGGACCCCGAGTTCCCCACGGTCAAGTACCCCAATCCCGAGGAGGGGGAGGGAGTTCTGGTATGcactcaactcaactcaacgCAACACGCGAGCGGGCGCACGGTCGTGTCGTGTGGGTGCGCCGCGTTTATCCGCGGGACGCGTTTTGCTTGCAGAACCTCGCCTTTGCTTTGGCCGCAACGGAGGGGGCCACCGTCGTGCTGGCCAACGATCCCGACGCCGATCGGCTGGCCGTCGCCGAGAGGCAGCGCAGGTGGGCCTGGATTGTTGGCtttttcagaacatttttttttaacctttttctcATAAGATATGATTGAAATATGGAAAATGTTCCCTCTTAGTTTTCATTTAGTGTTTATAGAATATTTTAACACTGAGGTTAGGAATCACTAACCCGTTACTGATAATCGGGtactttgaaaatgaatttgaaaagtgGATCAAGTCAAAGAAGCAACTCGTACTCCTCGTTGTTTAGCCCACacgagtggaaaaaaatatgaaaaccaaacaaatgCAGCACGTGATGATGTTTGTGCTGATGCTTGAAATGCGAGGCTGCTtaccaaatttgaaattgatgagGCCGCTCCCATCTTTTTGACCGtatctcaaaacaaaacaaaaggtaaAGGTTTTGACGTCATTTTCCGGcctttgtgattggctggggaccactCGCGCTGGGACGGCGCTGaagatgcaaaatgcaaaatggaaaatggatggatggatttaaactTCAAAGTCAAAGTTCACGGATGCGCCTCATGTCGTTCCAGCTTAAATGAGGGCGGCCATTTTGAACGGGCACACGACGTGCGTGGATTTTCCTTTTCAGACGTGAAATTCTTTGCAatttccaaaaatgtaaatCGGACGTGATTTTTACTGTTGAAAcagcagaacttttttttttttttttttttttttatacctctccaatttgttctgtcttttttttttgcgcgggCCAGCGGGCAGTGGCGAGTTTTCAGCGGGAACGAGCTGGGAGCGTTACTGGGCTGGTGGATGTTCCACTGCTGGAAAGAGCGAAGCCCCGACGTCGGCGCCGTCAAGAACGTCTACATGTTGGCCAGCACCGTCTCGTCCAAGATCCTGCGAGCCGTCGCCCTCAAGGAAGGCTTCCACTTTGAGGTAGCgagtgaattattatttttttttttttcatctttttttttgggggggcctgACTTTGAATGCAACTTCCGAAATTTGATTGAACTTTCTCAACAGGAAACGTTGACAGGGTTCAAATGGATGGGAAACCGAGCCCGAGACCTTTTAGATCAAGGCAAGACCGTTCTGTTCGCCTTTGAGGAGGCCATAGGTACGCACACACATCGTGAGCAGAACTGTCTCATCAATTGTTCAGTTGTTGCATAACAAggagaaaaaatgtccactttaCTTGGTTCAACCCGAATGACAAAGAAGCCacaccgcaggtgtcaaacgcgaggcccgggggccgaaTCCGGCCCTCCGCTGGGTCAGAtttggcccgcaaaggcaaatcttgtgtatcaacttccatagtttttgttcaaatctggaccaaagttttcaaagtgttgagatattgcaagcatttttgtgttagccaacatagttgaaaaccccattagccttgatttctcaTTGGCAAACAAGTtgataaatttcacgtgtaaatatgatgaagtgaAAGGTTTTCGGTTTCACGGGCGGGCATAACGACAAACTACCCCTGATTTCCACAGatgtagaaatgttttttttgtttttttttttcttttcgttgACATTGTGGCCGTAAGTAGAAACTGAACGAAATAACGGAGAGAATCTCCCGATGACGTCTTTGTGGCATTCAATTTGAAGAATTGGAGTCACATTCCTGATGTCACGAGCGGCTTCGATCGGTGGCCGTGTGATTTCTATTAGCGCTTCTGAATTTCTTTTTGCTCGGTCACCAGACAGAAAGTGACGGACGGAATTGCAAAGTCCTCCTTTTAGAGTCGATGTCACCGCCGCACACACATGTTGGAACGgcattaaattattattattattattttttttttaaatggatattTTGCAAAAGTCGATCAAGTAGTGTCTAcgacagaaaataaaaactcgtttgagctttcccacaaccctgAACAGGATTAAAAATAAGAGACGATGAATGGAGCATTTTAACTTCatgatttttcttattttggaaCATAAACATCAAAGTAGGGAAACgatgcaaaaatgaataaatggagaCGGGGGCACGTCACTGTACTAATATGACGTCTTTCAATCAAACTGAGTAACTTCCGTGCCAATGATGTCCAATCGTTATGCAGCCGAGGGACAAACTTTACAGtcgaaaaatgtcacaaaggcTGAATAAATTAATTCATATACATACTTCCTGACATCATTTATTTGTTGTACCTGTCACGATGGCTCACTGGCAtcaacaaagatacatttttttttttttttgtaaagaaatcATGTTTGTAGCAATGAAGTAAAAAGCGACAATTTGTCAGGGCATAGCGGAAAAGTGCTGACGGGCACAACTGCTCTGTGGCAGACCATCGCGTCCGCCGTTCTGGGCGTCGTGCCGGATGGCGAAAGCGGCGACGGTCATCGAATTGCCTTCGCttgcacattttttgtgtgtgatgcaGGTTACATGTGCAGTCCCTCGGTCTTGGACAAAGATGGCGTGAGCGCCGCCGCAATAACCGGAGAGCTGCTTTCCTACCTGGCGGCCAAAAATCAAACTCTTTCTCAGCAACTCACAAACATCTATGAAGAGTAAGAGTACACGTTTACTACACACACTGAAGCGATTTGTGAAAAGTGGAAGTGGAAAAATGTCCGTGCGCCACGGGTGGCTGTAAATCCCGCACTAATAAcgaaatgagcaaaaatgtattttcatgtaaccacaacaaaagtgagatcattgtttttggcaagaaagaaaaaagggtTTACCGTTTGTTCATAAATACCTGGAGTACCCTATCTTTAAAAGGCAAAGACTGAGTCCAAAAGCTCGGTGTTCTGATggattccgacctgaccttcCACAGTTCTATCGAATCAATTACTAAAAGCGCCTTTTGCCATCCGAAGAGCGAAGGCcagcatgtgtcaagcagagcaggagaagctcatccatgctttgaTCTCTGCAGTAGACTTGacgattgtaatggtcttctggccGGGCTcgccaaaaagagcattaaacagctgcaagcTCGACTTGTGACCGGAGCATATAAATCCAATTCTCAAGTCAAGTCAGTTTTcgaatagatttgaaagttctgcccCCGGCCTATGAATCACTCAATGGCTTCGGTCCCGagtcatgaaagaaatgctaatgggatCCAAACCcggtagggctctgagatcgactgactcgggtctaaGAacggagtgcagagtccaaagcaaaattGCTGAAGCGGCTTTTAGCTGtcgtgctgcaaaaaaaaaaccaaaataagtTTCCCGATGTCAGcctgttttcaaatccagattcaaacctcttctttttttttttttcttgcactaAACACTACTTTGATTGTGCTTTTTATTTGCGTTGCATTGCGTTACCTTCTGCAAATCCAGTTAGAAAATGCCGCCGTCAGCGCTTTGAATGTGTCGTCGCCCCCTGCAGCGCAACGTAGGCGTCGCCGGTGTGGGCCACTGATCGCATCCGCTACTTTGGAGGATGATGTGCATTCGCTATGAAAGAAATCCAATAAAGGTCATTTCATCAGGATGTGCGTGTGGCTTCTCAGGTACGGCTACCACCTCAGCAAGAACTCTTACTTCATCTGCCACGACCAGGACGTGATCCGCGACTTGTTCGAGCGCCTGCGCAACTACGGCGGCGAGGCGGACTCGTACCCGAGCGAATGCGGCCCTTTCGCGGTCACCGCCGTCCGCGACCTGACCACCGGCTTCGACAGCAACCGGCCGGATAACAAAGCCGTACGTCCTTTCGGTTTCCTTTGTCGCGAGCATCGCCACAAACCTGCCGGTACAAGCGCCGCTAAGATGCGGGCGAAGCCGAGAGGCAGCTGGTCCGGTCTGCGGGATGACGCCGGCGacttctttgttctttgttcttttccaACCCTTTTTGAGCCACGCCATTGACACTTGTTTGACTTACAAAGCGTACCTCTAAACAAAAACGGATGTCAACAGACCGACAGAGCGGAAGAGCATCTCATCGCTCTGCCTGTCACTCCTTGTTGCTGACATGGATAGAGCAGCAAAGATACGTATACGATATTTGTTTCTTCTCATACCGATGAAGTGGAAATTCCACCACCACCTTTTCACTTTTTGACGACACCGAGCAAACCATCGATCGGCCGCGGTACCGACCGACCTTTGGGAGGATTCAgacgggattttttttcagagcaGATTTTTCGTCGGCAGGTCGTGGAAGGGTCGCGCAGCTGCGGTTGAGTAAAAGTCTTGTTTTTacaatgctttctttttttttttttgttcaggttCTTCCCACCTCGCGTTCCAGTCAGATGATCACGTTCACCTTCTCCAACGGGGGCGTGGCCACCATGAGAACCAGCGGCACCGAACCCAAAATCAAATATTACACCGAGCTGTGCGCGGCCCCCGGTaacaggtacaaaaaaaaaaaaaaaacgcccgtTTTTTTTAACGGGCGGCTTCTGAAGTTGTGGTCGGTTCTGTCGGCAGCGATTTGGAGCACCTGAAGAAGGAACTGGACCAACTGGTGGAGGCCGTCGTTGAAAACTTCTTCGAGCCGCAGAAAAACAAACTGGAGCCGAAGCCAGAGTAGAACTGACGTGTGAAAATCCGCAACGGAGCGATTACGAACGCGGCAGACCAGACGAGCGACCGGCGGCCGACTTGCGAACGTCTCGAATGGCATCAAAAGCAACATCAGCTGGAAAGAAAGTTGCGGAGGTTCTTTTTTGAACATCCACAGTCGGAGTCCTCATTTGCATCAAGTCCGTGCGTTTTCGTTTCGGAGCTTTTTGGACACTTTCCCGACCATCTTGAGGTGCTTTGTTACAGTTGGGAGCACTTTCATGTCCGCAGATTTTCATTGGTGTTTTTCTGTGAGCGCCGTAGAAATAAACACATTCCAAACGGTTCCCTTGGTCCGGAATGATTTACTCGCCGAAGATGATGTGGAAAATGAACGGTTGGATCAATTGTTTCTTGGAAATAATGTCTTTGTTCATCCATCGATGTACCGATTGATGGTGTAATTATGTGAtcgtccactagatggcagaacgCACAGTTAACTTGTTTATCTGGCGCTGTTAGATTTGCGTTCAATTTAACGGGCCCATTTGTCACACAACGTGGACTTCTGAACACAGAACTGTCAGATGAGATCATCGTTTCGGTATTGGCGTGTTTTGGAACCCTGGTGGATGggctggcaaagcgttggcctcacagttctgaggtcccgggttcaatcccggccccgcctgtgtggagtttctccgggtacaccggtttcctcccacatcccaaagacacgcggcattaattggacactctaaattgccccaaggtgcgactgttgtctgtctcgatgtgccctgtgaatggctggctggcaaccagttcagagtgtaccctgacCTCCTACACGATGTCGGCTGGGGGGGGGCAGGCTcaagtactcccgcgacccttgtgaggataagtgcctgagaaaatggatggttggtgtGATGTGATGTTTTTCCTCATGTaatatatgtgccttggctcaaaggTTGGGAAACTGAGGTAGGATGGATGACTAATTTATGAGAACTTACAACTTTGGCTGCCATGTTTGCGAtgttgggtgggggggacaatCCCAAAACACTTGACCCACTAATGTCCATAATAT from Syngnathoides biaculeatus isolate LvHL_M chromosome 9, ASM1980259v1, whole genome shotgun sequence includes:
- the pgm2 gene encoding phosphoglucomutase-2 gives rise to the protein MEGGFTTTGDAELDRAVTQWLQYDKNPKTACAVEKLLKEGAVEALKKCFSSRMEFGTAGLRAAMGPGVACVNELTVIQTTQGLCRYLEESFVNLKERGVAIGHDARAHPPSGGSSKRFARLAAAAFVGRGVPVRLFSDVTPTPFVPFAVSHLGLCAGVMVTASHNPKQDNGYKVYWDNGAQIVSPHDKGISKAIEENLEPWPEAWNTEAALKNPLLQDPLEDVSARYLQAIQSHCLHRELNKSSEVKIVHTSVHGVGHAFVQSAFRAFDLRPPYAVAQQKDPDPEFPTVKYPNPEEGEGVLNLAFALAATEGATVVLANDPDADRLAVAERQRSGQWRVFSGNELGALLGWWMFHCWKERSPDVGAVKNVYMLASTVSSKILRAVALKEGFHFEETLTGFKWMGNRARDLLDQGKTVLFAFEEAIGYMCSPSVLDKDGVSAAAITGELLSYLAAKNQTLSQQLTNIYEEYGYHLSKNSYFICHDQDVIRDLFERLRNYGGEADSYPSECGPFAVTAVRDLTTGFDSNRPDNKAVLPTSRSSQMITFTFSNGGVATMRTSGTEPKIKYYTELCAAPGNSDLEHLKKELDQLVEAVVENFFEPQKNKLEPKPE